One part of the Cytophagia bacterium CHB2 genome encodes these proteins:
- a CDS encoding flippase codes for MPVSTDTAGYLKKIAKNAGITAGGQLLSQVLGPITGIITTRALGAELYGIYTLTTYWTSMLADFSTLGFAGMLNRFSASYKGEGRLDKAKGTILLSLKIAFIAGSVLALGLALFAEPFCRYVIKQPEYATAFRFVSIAILFTALYSIFIAALNGLQQQGYVVLTNAVVANLTKLISLVVLLAFGFELYAALASSLLQDLIVLVLAGTFLLKVFPGLRERSLPATTEKKRSWKFSSTLFATSLFNKHTFQLDVVFLGMFCQPLEVGLYAVALRLQPLIYMPHTAIMQIFGPIVAELHARRQHNEMAKLYKTVTKWTTAFSLPIFLTIVLFYEPILSIFGKEFHGAVAALLILGVGNFFADMFGMSGQVLTMIGKPGVNLANAIVITVLSVTLYLLLIPQKGIVGAAVAYSLTHGIINMVRLFEVRHFLDIHPFKASLWKVPFAAGLALLGVLGLRSEWFLVAPPLWFLQLVIFWCVYAATVYMLRLDADDLVVVHALHRKFFRGRTR; via the coding sequence ATGCCGGTTAGCACCGACACCGCTGGCTACCTCAAGAAAATTGCAAAAAATGCAGGCATAACTGCCGGCGGGCAACTGCTCAGCCAGGTTCTCGGACCCATAACCGGCATCATCACCACGCGAGCTCTGGGCGCCGAGCTGTATGGCATCTATACCCTCACCACGTATTGGACTAGCATGCTGGCGGATTTTTCCACGCTGGGTTTTGCCGGTATGCTCAATCGTTTTTCCGCCAGCTACAAAGGTGAAGGCCGGCTTGACAAGGCCAAGGGCACGATTCTGTTATCGCTCAAGATTGCGTTTATCGCCGGCAGTGTACTGGCGCTCGGGCTTGCGCTGTTTGCCGAACCGTTTTGCCGTTATGTGATCAAACAGCCGGAGTATGCGACGGCATTTCGGTTTGTGAGCATCGCCATTCTGTTCACTGCGCTTTACAGCATCTTTATTGCGGCGCTCAATGGTTTGCAACAGCAGGGTTATGTCGTTCTGACCAACGCTGTTGTCGCCAATTTAACGAAGTTGATCAGCCTGGTGGTCTTGCTTGCCTTTGGCTTTGAGCTTTATGCCGCGCTGGCCTCCAGCCTGTTGCAGGATTTGATCGTTCTCGTTTTGGCTGGAACATTTCTTCTCAAAGTTTTTCCCGGCCTGCGTGAGCGCAGCTTGCCGGCCACCACCGAGAAAAAACGGTCGTGGAAATTCTCGAGCACGCTGTTTGCCACCAGTCTGTTCAACAAGCACACCTTTCAACTCGATGTGGTTTTTTTGGGCATGTTCTGTCAGCCGCTGGAAGTGGGCTTGTATGCAGTTGCGCTACGCCTGCAACCGTTGATTTACATGCCGCACACGGCCATTATGCAGATCTTCGGCCCCATTGTGGCTGAGTTGCACGCCCGCCGGCAGCACAACGAAATGGCAAAACTCTACAAAACCGTGACGAAATGGACCACGGCATTTAGTCTCCCCATTTTCTTGACGATCGTATTGTTTTACGAGCCGATCTTGAGCATTTTTGGTAAAGAATTTCACGGCGCGGTGGCAGCCCTCCTCATCCTCGGTGTGGGAAATTTTTTTGCCGATATGTTCGGCATGAGCGGGCAAGTGCTGACCATGATCGGCAAGCCGGGCGTCAATCTCGCCAATGCCATTGTGATCACGGTGCTTAGTGTAACACTCTATCTTCTTTTGATCCCTCAAAAAGGTATCGTCGGCGCTGCGGTAGCTTATTCTCTCACGCATGGCATCATCAACATGGTGCGCTTGTTTGAAGTTCGCCATTTTCTCGACATTCACCCCTTCAAAGCAAGCTTGTGGAAAGTACCCTTTGCCGCCGGGCTTGCCTTGTTGGGTGTGCTCGGTTTGCGGAGCGAATGGTTTTTAGTAGCGCCGCCGCTTTGGTTTCTGCAGCTTGTCATTTTCTGGTGTGTTTATGCTGCAACGGTGTATATGCTTCGCCTTGACGCCGATGATTTGGTAGTTGTGCATGCACTCCACCGCAAGTTCTTTCGCGGCAGGACCCGATGA
- a CDS encoding class I SAM-dependent methyltransferase, with protein MNGAFMDSSTNTDLIRGKQVVQNNPSSNQLEEIRLRDAQAADYHDFIKSHRGEYWIRAQAGLVMRALQPQKGHRVYDAGAGVGIYTLELARRFPEVSIFATDFSPASIALLDSQARQHDFRNIETEVADISNFKSDKRRFERAMCLDTIQHISSSAERVETVRNINSMLIAGGIFVLTAYRWGGWIKPPQPKEDKNYNGTGLYRMAFTKDEIANLLREAGFRNVRSFGIIRMPNKIRKHLPAAFGYTAENILNQLDLAEDKAQYLMAVGVK; from the coding sequence ATGAACGGGGCTTTTATGGATTCTTCAACCAATACCGATCTCATTCGGGGCAAACAAGTCGTGCAGAACAACCCCAGCTCGAACCAGCTTGAAGAGATTCGCTTGAGGGATGCTCAAGCGGCAGACTACCACGATTTCATCAAGTCGCATCGCGGGGAATATTGGATTCGAGCCCAAGCCGGCCTGGTGATGCGCGCTTTGCAGCCGCAGAAGGGACATCGCGTCTATGATGCAGGGGCTGGCGTTGGCATCTATACGCTCGAACTCGCCAGGCGATTTCCCGAGGTCAGCATCTTTGCGACGGACTTTTCTCCTGCCAGCATTGCGCTTCTTGATAGTCAAGCCCGCCAGCATGACTTTCGGAATATCGAGACGGAGGTTGCCGACATTTCGAATTTTAAATCTGATAAAAGACGTTTTGAAAGGGCCATGTGCCTGGACACCATTCAGCACATTTCGAGCAGCGCCGAACGCGTGGAGACAGTTCGAAATATCAACAGCATGTTGATTGCTGGAGGTATTTTCGTGTTGACGGCCTACCGCTGGGGTGGATGGATCAAACCGCCTCAGCCTAAAGAAGATAAGAATTATAATGGCACAGGTCTCTATCGCATGGCATTTACGAAGGATGAAATCGCGAACTTACTCAGAGAAGCGGGCTTCCGAAATGTTCGGAGTTTTGGCATTATCCGTATGCCAAACAAAATCAGAAAACACCTGCCGGCTGCGTTCGGATACACTGCGGAAAACATTCTGAATCAACTTGACCTCGCTGAGGACAAGGCGCAATATCTTATGGCTGTTGGTGTAAAATGA
- a CDS encoding GNAT family N-acetyltransferase: MIHIERIDTLAEFASLREEWNDLLAASGSESIHLRHEWLYTWAVHFLAKKDLLVLRLCEGNDTIGFAPLQVRTIRLRGMLPYRQVLFLGDPESDFSDFIVARHREQALRAIFARLRSRLTWGEMLFHNISDTSPNLYALKDILVRESAIVREQTKCYYIDTQAVTWEQYYATTSKSFVQQDLRRLHNHLRDKNWEVVESPLTDIHREIETIYFLHHCSQTRKARSSYYASDRYRRFIAAMMEELKRFGEIRLFYLLLDKKPIAFVLGFHFRKIFYYWNIGFDSAHQKLSPSKVLLAEVIQRCFHSGVNEFNFMRGDSDYKTRWTKQFRSNFQIRWLNERGFYGFFNQYRSHSGQTSRAEQPQLEPA, from the coding sequence ATGATTCATATCGAACGCATTGACACACTTGCCGAGTTTGCGAGCCTGCGCGAGGAATGGAATGATCTGCTTGCCGCTTCCGGTTCTGAAAGCATTCATCTCCGGCATGAATGGCTCTACACTTGGGCCGTCCACTTTTTGGCAAAGAAAGATTTGTTGGTTCTGCGCCTTTGCGAGGGGAATGATACTATCGGGTTTGCGCCTCTGCAAGTGCGTACAATTCGCCTGAGGGGTATGCTTCCCTATCGCCAGGTTCTTTTTCTGGGCGATCCCGAATCGGATTTTTCTGACTTCATTGTGGCGCGTCACCGGGAACAAGCCCTTCGTGCGATTTTCGCAAGGCTTCGTAGTCGGCTAACTTGGGGTGAGATGCTGTTTCACAATATTTCCGATACGTCTCCCAACCTGTACGCCTTGAAAGATATTCTCGTTCGTGAAAGTGCGATTGTGCGTGAGCAAACGAAGTGTTATTACATCGATACCCAGGCAGTAACCTGGGAACAATATTATGCCACCACCAGCAAAAGTTTTGTTCAGCAGGATCTGCGACGTTTGCACAATCATCTCCGCGACAAAAACTGGGAGGTGGTGGAATCGCCTTTGACTGATATTCACCGAGAGATTGAAACCATTTACTTCCTGCATCATTGCAGCCAGACGCGTAAGGCGCGCAGCTCATACTATGCCAGTGATCGTTACCGGCGGTTCATTGCCGCCATGATGGAAGAGCTGAAAAGGTTTGGCGAAATCCGGCTGTTTTATTTACTGCTTGACAAGAAGCCGATCGCCTTTGTCTTGGGATTTCATTTCAGGAAGATTTTTTATTACTGGAATATCGGTTTTGATTCCGCTCACCAGAAGCTTTCTCCTTCGAAGGTTCTGTTGGCCGAGGTTATTCAGCGCTGTTTCCATTCCGGCGTGAACGAATTCAATTTTATGCGCGGTGATTCGGATTACAAAACCCGCTGGACGAAACAATTCAGATCAAATTTTCAAATACGCTGGCTAAATGAACGGGGCTTTTATGGATTCTTCAACCAATACCGATCTCATTCGGGGCAAACAAGTCGTGCAGAACAACCCCAGCTCGAACCAGCTTGA
- a CDS encoding class I SAM-dependent methyltransferase has protein sequence MTSTAKIARLDFERYAITHRMHGYIPSSRRYVMDTYIKPGMKVLDLGCGDGQHLEYLAKSLPKRDLFGTEISQIRVDRVNKKGFTCAKVDGFRLPYADRAFDAIIFFEVIEHIPEVEVEPLLHEIARVLKPNGVVVGSTPNYPIKRYYDFSHRILSLFGRIPAFGGNGKKPPQTASETYPNESTAPLPKEATRRQPWLIHKVDQLFADDPTHQYFCSFNRIYRLGKKHFQDVELFTTFKAIAKPVVISNPVKLFSHKIVFVFKNCN, from the coding sequence CCTTCCTCTCGCAGATATGTTATGGACACGTATATCAAACCTGGAATGAAGGTACTTGATCTCGGCTGTGGCGATGGTCAGCATCTGGAGTATTTGGCCAAATCGCTTCCCAAGCGGGACTTGTTCGGAACGGAGATCAGCCAGATTCGTGTCGACCGAGTAAACAAAAAAGGTTTCACCTGCGCAAAGGTTGATGGTTTTCGCCTGCCTTATGCCGATCGAGCCTTTGATGCGATCATCTTCTTTGAAGTCATTGAGCATATTCCCGAGGTGGAAGTGGAGCCGCTGTTGCATGAAATTGCACGCGTGCTCAAACCGAACGGCGTTGTTGTCGGTTCAACACCGAACTATCCCATCAAGCGTTACTATGATTTCTCCCACCGTATTCTGAGTCTGTTCGGACGAATTCCGGCATTTGGGGGAAACGGCAAAAAGCCGCCTCAAACTGCTTCGGAGACCTACCCAAACGAGTCAACGGCGCCTTTGCCGAAAGAGGCAACGCGACGTCAACCGTGGTTGATTCACAAAGTCGACCAGTTGTTCGCAGATGATCCAACGCATCAATATTTTTGCAGTTTTAATCGTATTTATCGCCTTGGCAAAAAGCACTTTCAGGACGTGGAGTTGTTCACAACCTTTAAAGCAATTGCCAAGCCGGTTGTTATTTCGAACCCGGTAAAGTTGTTTTCACATAAAATCGTATTCGTCTTTAAAAATTGCAATTGA